In a single window of the Nicotiana tomentosiformis chromosome 10, ASM39032v3, whole genome shotgun sequence genome:
- the LOC138900318 gene encoding uncharacterized protein yields the protein MVYDSAIPLHSHASSVTVFNGLNFSEWHEQVQFHLGVIDLDLALLNDKPTAITDTSSADEKSFHKAWEHSNILRLMFTRMSIANNIKNKSLAGTLMAELTTMNFDGSRSMQNHIIEMTNIAARLQTLGMKVDSELVAS from the exons ATGGTTTACGATTCAG CTATTCCTCTTCATTCGCATGCTTCGTCTGTTACTGTGTTCAACGGATTGAACTTCTCTGAATGGCATGAACAAGTCCAGTTCCACTTAGGTGTAATAGATCTTGACTTGGCTCTGCTGAATGATAAGCCCACTGCCATTACTGATACGAGCAGTGCGGATGAGAAGTCTTTCCATAAAGCATGGGAACACTCTAACATATTGAGACTTATGTTTACGCGAATGAGTATTGCCAACAACATTAAGA ATAAGTCTCTCGCTGGTACACTAATGGCTGAACTCACGACCATGAACTTTGATGGGTCGCGTAGTATGCAAAATCATATCATCGAGATGACTAACATTGCAGCAAGACTTCAGACCTTGGGGATGAAAGTTGATTCTGAACTTGTTGCCTCCTGA